A region of Haliotis asinina isolate JCU_RB_2024 chromosome 9, JCU_Hal_asi_v2, whole genome shotgun sequence DNA encodes the following proteins:
- the LOC137296396 gene encoding uncharacterized protein: MSRCKWNFSTLDELHNTANVTLKFAMINERSKRWGKVIDSYRKLLWMIDKDNLPKDYEPPASYSMLLYEIHAHLGVALQHVGEHRKAASQFTKAINIVSIPKGGCLAGCLTNSCLMTPLYARRAFANTRLGDMSGAMRDAEKTVVLDSRNPDVYCIRALVRGARDEDSLALKDVDHALRMTPNHVCALILRGAITRPLAERIEPESHSFLNLTDFTHPCMMDFYDRFLFTLSVPHTITDINLTPDKPSKKQIMSNPDMYKSRSSRPSSAHSTCSSAFRCGTTSGPQNGMAMRRRHDYGEAIRKHNARPKTATEYLAMVDKQRKKAAEMQRAASASLGTSKSPSSGYRSNDSRQGGTTSVTESGRRTRTSATKTFHIETPTNYNIPVFQQINIKQAPRMYYRPWSGDKLPVAVVHHPKPKPAFY; the protein is encoded by the exons GTGATCGACAGTTACCGGAAGTTGCTCTGGATGATCGACAAGGACAACCTACCCAAGGACTACGAGCCACCTGCTTCCTACTCCATGCTG CTGTACGAGATCCACGCTCACCTAGGCGTGGCTCTCCAGCACGTCGGGGAACACAGGAAAGCTGCCTCACAGTTCACCAAGGCCATCAACATTGTCTCCATACCCAAG GGTGGATGTCTTGCTGGCTGTTTGACCAACTCCTGTCTGATGACGCCTCTCTACGCCCGGAGAGCCTTCGCAAATACACGCCTCG GGGACATGAGCGGTGCGATGAGAGACGCTGAGAAAACTGTCGTTTTGGACAGTAGAAACCCG GATGTCTACTGCATCCGGGCTCTTGTTCGAGGTGCTCGCGATGAAGATTCGTTG GCTCTAAAGGATGTCGACCACGCCCTCCGGATGACCCCTAACCATGTGTGTGCTCTCATCCTCCGTGGCGCCATCACAAGGCCCCTG GCagagagaatcgaacccgagagCCACTCCTTCTTGAACCTCACCGACTTCACCCACCCCTGTATGATGGACTTTTATGACAG GTTCCTGTTTACGCTCAGCGTCCCCCACACCATCACCGACATCAACCTCACACCCGACAAACCCAGCAAGAAGCAGATAA TGTCCAACCCAGACATGTACAAAAGTCGGTCAAGTCGACCTAGTTCCGCCCACAGCACGTGCAGTTCTGCCTTCCGGTGTGGAACAACATCCGGGCCCCAGAATGGCATGGCAATGAGGCGGCGTCATGACTACGGGGAAGCTATTAGAAAACACAACGCAAGACCGAAAACAGCAACTGAATATCTCG CAATGGTCGACAAACAACGGAAAAAGGCTGCCGAGATGCAACGAGCCGCTTCTGCCAGTCTAGGAACATCCAAATCACCATCTAGCGGCTATCGGTCAAACGACTCTCGTCAAGGGGGGACAACTTCAGTCACAGAGAGCGGAAGACGCACCAGAACGTCGGCAACAAAAACCTTCCACATCGAGACCCCTACGAACTACAATATTCCG GTGTTTCAGCAAATTAATATAAAACAAGCTCCTCGGATGTACTACAG GCCGTGGAGCGGAGACAAATTACCCGTAGCTGTGGTACATCACCCCAAGCCTAAACCAGCGTTCTACTGA